The Phormidium sp. PBR-2020 DNA segment TCAATTTGGTGTGTTGTTTTAGACACCACCAAACCGACCTTAATTGAACATGGGAGTCGCTACAGTGGTTCCGAAACCCTAGAGGTTGAATCCCGTTCCACGGTGTTATTACAACGGCTATAATCCTGTCCTTCCTCGTTGCGAATTGATAATGACCATTGGTGCAATTTATTTGGGTGGCGATCGCTGTGACTTTTCCCTGTGGGGGCCCACCTTAGATCAGGTAACCCTGGAAATCCTAACGCCCGAGGGGCAATCACATCCCCTCAAGCAAGATGACGGAGGCTATTGGCGGGCCAGCCTCGACAGCATTCCCCCAGGAACCCGTTATCAGTATCGTCTCAACGGCGATCGCCTCCGCCCCGATCCCATGGCCCAATTTCAACCCGAGGGAGTTCACGGCCCCTCCGCCGTCGTCGATCACGGGGCCTTTACCTGGCAAGATGAGGCTTGGCGAGGGATTCCCCTAGACGAGTCGATTATCTACGAACTCCACATCGGCACCTTCACCCCCGCAGGAACCTTCGAGGCCGCCATCTCCCGGCTAAGGGACCTAACGGCCCTGGGAATTACCACCATTGAAATCATGCCTGTCTCTCAGTTTCCCGGCCAGCGGAACTGGGGTTACGATGGGGCCTATCCCTTTGCGGTTCAGAACTCCTACGGCGGCCCCGACAGCCTCAAAGCCCTCGTCAACGCCGCCCACCAACAGGGATTGGCAGTGATTCTAGATGTCGTCTATAACCACTTCGGCCCAGAAGGGAACTACAGCCGTGATTTTGGCCCCTATTTCACCGACAAGTATCAAACACCCTGGGGTGGGGCCATTAACTTCGATGATGCCTATAGCGATGGAGTCCGCAATTTTGTCATCGAAAACGCCCTCTACTGGCTACGGGAGTATCATTTCGACGGCTTACGTCTCGATGCCATCCATGCCATTTACGACGGCGGGGCCAAACATATTTTAGGGGAATTGAGCGATCGCCTGGCCGAGTTCAATCAAACCGCCAGCTATCCCCGCTATCTCATCGCCGAAAGCGATCTCAACGATGTCCGCATTATCCGCCCCCGTTCAGAAAATGGACTAGGAATGGATGCCCAATGGAGTGACGATTTCCACCATAGTTTGCATACCCTCCTCACCGGCGAACAACAGGGCTATTACGAAGACTTTGGCAGTTGCCAACAACTAGCCACCGCCTGGCAGGATAGTTTTGTCTATCAATGGACCTATTCCCCCCACCGTAAGCGATTTCACGGCAGCGATGCCCGCGATCGCCCCCCCGCCCAATTTGTCATCTGCAATCAAAATCACGACCAAGTTGGCAACCGAATGTTAGGAGAACGCCTCTCCCAACTGGTATCCTTCGAGGCCCTCAAACTCGCCGCCGCCGCCACCCTTCTCAATCCCGCAATCCCATTACTCTTCATGGGGGAAGAATACGGAGAAGACTCACCATTTCTCTATTTTATCGACCACCAAGACCCCGACTTAGTCGAAGCCGTCCGCCAAGGCCGCAAACGAGAATTTGAAGCCTTCCACGCCAGCGGAACCCCACCCGATGCCGCCAGTCTAGAGACCGTAAACACCTCAACCCTCAACTGGCAAAAACGCGACAGCGGCCATCATCAGGTATTACTGAACTTCTACCACCATCTCATCGAACGACGCAACAACAACCCAGCCATCCGATTGGGCGATCGCCAACAAATCCAAACCCAATATAACAACGAATCCCGCTGGTTCAGCGTTCACCAATCCCAAGCCAACCAAGCAATTTGGGTCATCTTCAACTTTAGCGACAGCCCCATTCAATCCCCCCCCGCCCCCCATCAAACCTGGACCAAAACCCTAGATTCCAGCGACCCCATTTGGCAAGGTTCCGGCCCAACCGCCCCCCAAACTCTAAAAGGTAGCGAATCCATCAAAATCCCCCCCCTAACCGTCGTACTCTACGAAACATAAACCCTCCCCCCCTCTCACCTCCTCCCCCTCTTCCTCCGTGTCCTCTGTGACTCTGTGGTTCCCCCCTCTTGCCTTAAAAAAATGACCCCACCTATCGCCACCTACCGCCTTCAATTCAACCCCAACTTTGGCTTCGATGCCGCCCGCGATATTATCCACTATCTCCACAACCTCGGCATTTCCACCCTCTACGCCTCACCCATCTTCAAAGCCCGTAGTGGCAGTACCCACGGCTACGATGTCGTCGATTCCCGAGTCTTAAACCCAGAACTCGGCAGTCCCGAAGCCTTTGAAAGCCTCATTAAAACCCTCCATGACCATGACATGAGTTGGCTACAAGACATTGTCCCCAACCACATGGCCTATGACAGCAATAATCCCTTTCTCATCGATGTCCTAGAATACGGAACCAACTCCGAATACTATCACTTCTTTGACATTCAATGGGAACATCCCGATCGCGATATAAACGGCAAAATTCTCGCCCCATTTCTGGGTGACTTTTACGGACAATGCCTCGAAAAAGGCGAACTCAAACTAGAGTATTCCGAAGCCGGTTTAAGCATCAACTACTACCAATTACGATTCCCCCTCCGCATTGAATCCTACACCGAACTCCTCACCCACAACCTAGGAGAACTGCGGCAACTTCTCGGTCGAGAACATCCTGACTTTATTAAACTCTTGGGTGTTCTCTACCTTCTCAAAGGCGCTATCACAGAAACCGAAAAACGTCAATACAAAGACCAAGCGGCATTTGTTAAAGGGTTAATTTGGGAACTCTATCAATCCAACCCCGAAATTCGCACCTTCATCGATCGCAACGTCGAAACCTTTAACGGAACCGTAGGCGACCCCGATAGTTTCGATAGTTTAGATCGGATTCTGGGCAATCAATACTTTCGTCTTGCGTTCTGGAAAGTGGGAGCAGAAGAACTTAACTATCGTCGCTTTTTTACCATTAACGAACTCATCTGCGTCAGCATTGAAGACGAAACAGTTTTCGACCTCACCCATAGCTACATCAAGGAATTAGTCGAGGATGGCTCATTCCAAGGAGTTCGCGTCGATCACATTGATGGACTTTATGACCCCAAACAATATCTCGATCGCCTCTCAGAACACCTTGGCGATACCTATGTCGTCGTCGAAAAAATTCTAGAAGGCAACGAAACACTCCCAGAAGATTGGGCCATTCAAGGCACCTCAGGCTACGACTTTCTCTATAACGTCAACAATCTCTTTTGCCAAACCGCCAACGAAGCTGCCTTTACCCGTATTTATCAACGGTTTTCCGGGCAATGGCGGTCCTATCATGAATTAGAAGTTCACTGTAAACGGCTGATTGCCGAAACCAATCTCGCCGGAGATGTGGAAAACCTGGCCAACTTCCTCAAACAACTGGCTAGCCAATATCGCTACGCCAGTGACTTTACCCTAGGCGGCCTACGACGGGCTATCCAAGAACTGTTGGTGGTGTTTCCCATCTATCGCACCTATATTACGCCAGCGGGTTTGAATCGGCGAGATCGCAGCCACATTGAACGGGCTGTTCAGGCCGCCAAACGGCAAAAACCCCAACTGGCCAACGAATTGAGTTTCATTGAAAAGTTATGGTTATTAGACTATGA contains these protein-coding regions:
- the treY gene encoding malto-oligosyltrehalose synthase — protein: MTPPIATYRLQFNPNFGFDAARDIIHYLHNLGISTLYASPIFKARSGSTHGYDVVDSRVLNPELGSPEAFESLIKTLHDHDMSWLQDIVPNHMAYDSNNPFLIDVLEYGTNSEYYHFFDIQWEHPDRDINGKILAPFLGDFYGQCLEKGELKLEYSEAGLSINYYQLRFPLRIESYTELLTHNLGELRQLLGREHPDFIKLLGVLYLLKGAITETEKRQYKDQAAFVKGLIWELYQSNPEIRTFIDRNVETFNGTVGDPDSFDSLDRILGNQYFRLAFWKVGAEELNYRRFFTINELICVSIEDETVFDLTHSYIKELVEDGSFQGVRVDHIDGLYDPKQYLDRLSEHLGDTYVVVEKILEGNETLPEDWAIQGTSGYDFLYNVNNLFCQTANEAAFTRIYQRFSGQWRSYHELEVHCKRLIAETNLAGDVENLANFLKQLASQYRYASDFTLGGLRRAIQELLVVFPIYRTYITPAGLNRRDRSHIERAVQAAKRQKPQLANELSFIEKLWLLDYDEDMSEAEKAQWTHFVMRMQQFSGPLMAKGVEDTLFYIYNRLISLNEVGGSPGRFGITLSEFHGFNQQQATYWTESMNASSTHDTKRSEDMRARLNVLSELPDEWEAAVVSWKQINQKRRQEDSENPDTNDEYFLYQTLVGVFPFDPYDLGEVRDRVEQYVVKAVREAKVHTAWLRPDTDYEEAFVAFVRQVLADGDDNEFLAAFRPFQQKIASYGMLNSLSQTLLKLTAPGVPDLYQGTELWDFSLVDPDNRRPVDYGRNAQLLQDLQNWAAADLPGLLADLKYNATDGRIKLFSIHRLLSTRHQYQELFDRGEYRPLRVTGKHADRVVAFLRKSGDAQAIAIAPRFCTELVKPGEFPLGDDVWGNTAVEIPGSAAQTWVEAISGRSLSRQTTLSVGQLLTDIPIALWISD
- the treZ gene encoding malto-oligosyltrehalose trehalohydrolase — its product is MTIGAIYLGGDRCDFSLWGPTLDQVTLEILTPEGQSHPLKQDDGGYWRASLDSIPPGTRYQYRLNGDRLRPDPMAQFQPEGVHGPSAVVDHGAFTWQDEAWRGIPLDESIIYELHIGTFTPAGTFEAAISRLRDLTALGITTIEIMPVSQFPGQRNWGYDGAYPFAVQNSYGGPDSLKALVNAAHQQGLAVILDVVYNHFGPEGNYSRDFGPYFTDKYQTPWGGAINFDDAYSDGVRNFVIENALYWLREYHFDGLRLDAIHAIYDGGAKHILGELSDRLAEFNQTASYPRYLIAESDLNDVRIIRPRSENGLGMDAQWSDDFHHSLHTLLTGEQQGYYEDFGSCQQLATAWQDSFVYQWTYSPHRKRFHGSDARDRPPAQFVICNQNHDQVGNRMLGERLSQLVSFEALKLAAAATLLNPAIPLLFMGEEYGEDSPFLYFIDHQDPDLVEAVRQGRKREFEAFHASGTPPDAASLETVNTSTLNWQKRDSGHHQVLLNFYHHLIERRNNNPAIRLGDRQQIQTQYNNESRWFSVHQSQANQAIWVIFNFSDSPIQSPPAPHQTWTKTLDSSDPIWQGSGPTAPQTLKGSESIKIPPLTVVLYET